TCCGATTCAAACCATTCGGTTATGGCCTCAAGCTCTTTTAATTTGGTTCCAAAATCTGGTTTTGCTGTCACTACTTATCCACCTTTGCGTTGATGTTTCCTGCCGCCAATTGTACCACGAGCGAATCGCCAACGTTAACCTGCTGCGGCCCGGTAACCACCTGTTCACCCTTGCGTACAATGGCGTAACCGCGCTTTAGGGTGGCGGTCGGGTCATAGCTTCCTAGCAGGCGGCTGAGCGAGTTAAGGCGCTGCTGCTGCATGGCCAAAGTTTGACGCTGAGCGTTAAGTAGCCGCAACTCTAAGTTTTGCAGGCGGGCTTGCGGCAGCCGTACAAACCGCTCCAGTACATTAATTTGGCGAATAATGTGGTTCTGGTAACGATCGAGCCGGCCGCGAATGGTTTGTTCAAACCGGCGTTGTCGGTGCCCAATGTCCTGTATCACCTCGGCTTTATCTGGAACCACAATTCGAGCCGCATCGGTAGGAGTAGCCGCTCGCACGTCGGCCGCAAAGTCAGCCAAACTAACGTCCACCTCATGGCCCACCCCAACCAAAGTTGGCACTCGACTACCAGCAATGGCGCGAGCCACCTCCTCGGTATTAAATGCCTGCAAATCCTCCAAACTACCGCCACCCCGGATCACCACCAGCACGTCGGGAACGCTGGCCTGTTGATTAAAGTACTCAATGGCACGCACAATTTGAGCTGGGGCCGGCTGTCCCTGCACCTGAACGTCGGCCAGCTGGATCTCCATTCCGCCCCAGCGTTGGCCTAAAATTTTAATAAAATCGGCGTAGGCCGCCGACTGGCCGGAGGTAACCAAGCCGAGTCGCTCTGGGAACCGCGGCAGCGCCCGTTTACGACTGGCCTCAAACAAACCCTCTTGCTGCAACTTGGCTTTGAGCAGCTCAAAGGCCCGCTTAAGCGCGCCCTCACCGGCCAGGCTCACCGACTTGACCGTCAGGCTGAACTTACCCCACTTGGTTACCTTTGGCACTCCGGTCACTCGAATCTTCATGCCATCTTCGATTGGAACTTTTAGCTGGTAGATTGGGATAAAGCACGGCAAAGTGGCGTCCTCATCCTTTAAATCAAAGAACACCCACTTGCCCTGATTAACCTTGTAGCTGGACACCTCTCCCTCGATCGTAACCGCCGGGAAGGCAAAGTTTAAGGTTTCGTTAAGGATATCTAAAAAGGCCTTAACGCCAATAATTTGATCTGAGGGTGGCTCCAGTAACTGCATACCTTTTAGTATATCAGGTACAATAGCTCTATGAATCACATTGTCATACTCGGACGCCAACCAGAATTTGGCTTGGTAGAGCTTGAATCACGCCTATCGCCAAAACAGATCCAGCCCTGGGGCAGGTCTGCCGCCCTGCTTGAGCGGTCGATTAATCTAAGTGAGTTTGGGGGTGTTATTAAGGTCGGTCGAATCATCTACCAGGGCCCTGCTCGTGACATTAACGAGGCACCTCTCCCCCTTGACGAGCTGGTGGCCGAATCCGGCAAAACCACCTTTGGGCTAAGTTACTACGGGCTGAATGCCACCACCGCTTTTGTCCGCAAAACCGGGGTTGCTCTTAAAAAACGCTTAAAGGCCGGCGGATCGGTTAGGTTTGTGGCGCCACAAACCGGCATCCACCTATCGGCCGCTCAGGTAAAATTTAATGGCTTGTTAAAAAATGGCCATGAGTTACTAATAGTGATTAATAAGCAGCAGATGGTGGTGGCAATTACCGAACAGGTTCAAGATATCGATAGTTACGCCGCGCGCGACCACCAGCGTCCGACTCGCAGCGCCAAGGTGGGCATGCTACCACCAAAGCTGGCCCAGATTATGGTTAACACCACTCACGGCAATGAGGTTTTTGATCCCTTTTGCGGCACCGGTGTGATTCTACAGGAGGCGGCCCTGCTTGGACGTCGGGTGGGTGGCTCCGATCTGTCTGCAGATATGGTTTCGGCCACCCGCGAAAATATGAAATGGCTGAATGATATTGCCGCCTCCGCTATAGCAGCCGACGAGGCGCTTGAAGCCGACGCTAGAGCGGTTAGACTGCCCTCTGCGAAGGCATCAATTGTTTCCGAAGGCTACCTTGGTCCCAACATGAGCAGTAAGCCCACCTTAAAGCAGTTAGGGCCGATTCGGGATGAAATGCTGGCGCTTTACCGCGATAGTTTACGCAACTGGGCGGAGCAGCTTGAGTCGGGTTCCGAGATTGCAATTACCGTACCAGCTTGGCAAACCGCCGATGGCGGCCAGCAGCTACTGGGAATTGTTGACCTGCTACCTGATTTAGGGTATACTTTGAGGCAGTTTGCGCATGTCCGTAGTGACGCGCTAATATATCGGCGACCAAACCAGATAGTTGGTCGTCAATTATTAATCTTAAGGAAGAGTTAATGTCAAAGACAAAAGCTGGCGGTACAGCTAAAAACGTACATGATTCACCAGGACAACGGCTTGGTGTTAAGTTGTTTGGTGGTCAGTTAGCTATTCCTGGTAACATTATTGTCCGACAGCGCGGCAGCCGTATGGAAGCCGGAGATGGCACCCGCATGGGTAAAGACCATACCATTTTTGCCACCCGAGCCGGGCGGGTTAAGTTTACCCTTAAGCAGATTACTAAGTTTACTGGCTCAAAGGTTCGTCGTCAGATCGTAAGTATCGAAGACGAGCAGCCAACCAAGAAATAACTTTTATATTTAGGTGAATTTAAAAAACCGCCATCTTAGGCGGTTTTTTTGTTGCTGTCTTGATCTTAAAATTTACTTCGACAGCTCCTGAATCGCCCGTTCCAGCTGTGGATCACGGCCGGCGTTCAAGTCAGCCTGCTCCAGCTTAACCTCGATATCAGGCTTAATTCCAACCTTATCAATCCCTTGCCCGCTAGGGGTAAACCAGTGCGCTACCGTCACCTTAAGCTCAGCGCCATCACCCAGCTTAATTACTTCCTGCACGCTACCCTTACCAAAGCTCTTTTCGCCCAACAGTTGGCCGGCTTTGTTGTCGCGTAAAGCACCAGCCACAATCTCGCTCGCCGAGGCGCTACCCTCATTAATCAACACCACTAGCGGCAATCCAACCAGCTGGCCGCCACCGGTAGTCTGGAGTCGCTCAACCGTCCTACCCTGACGCCGCTCCTCTACCACCGTCTTGCCATCAGGCAAGAACTGGCTCGAAACATCAACCGCACCATCCAAGTACCCACCAGGATTGTTGCGCAGGTCCAAAATCACCTTGGTCGCACCCTGAGCCTTAAGATCAGCGGCGGCCTGCTGGAGCTTAGCTACAGTATCGCTGCCAAACTGCGTTAGCTGAATATAGCCAATGCCATTCTCTTTCATACTCGACTTAACGCTTGGCACCGTGATCACGTCGCGCACAATCTTAATCTCAATTGGCTCGCTGCTGCCCCTGATTATCTTAAGCGTTACCTCGCTGCCTTTTGGCCCGCGAATCTTACTTACAGCCTCGTCCAGCGTCATGGTTGAGCTGTCTTGGCCGTTGATGCTAATAATTACGTCTCCAGCACGCACTCCGGCCTTAGCGGCCGGGCTATCAACAATTGGCGAAACCACGGTCAGCTTGTTGTTGCGAATCGCCACCTCGGCGCCTACGCCCGATAAAGTACCATTTAACTGGTCTTCAAGATCCTTGGCTTCCTTTGGCTTAAGGTAAACCGTATAAGGATCTCCCAATCCGGCTACCAGCCCGGCCTTCGCACCTTCCAGCGTATCGTTTGGCTTAACCTCACCATCAAACTTTTTAACCAGGGTGTCGTATATCGATGATAGTTCGTTAAAATCAGGGCGCTCATTTGCGGCCGGACCGCCAAACGTCACCACCGTTGGGGCCAGCTGACCACCAACAAACCCA
This window of the Patescibacteria group bacterium genome carries:
- the xseA gene encoding exodeoxyribonuclease VII large subunit, coding for MQLLEPPSDQIIGVKAFLDILNETLNFAFPAVTIEGEVSSYKVNQGKWVFFDLKDEDATLPCFIPIYQLKVPIEDGMKIRVTGVPKVTKWGKFSLTVKSVSLAGEGALKRAFELLKAKLQQEGLFEASRKRALPRFPERLGLVTSGQSAAYADFIKILGQRWGGMEIQLADVQVQGQPAPAQIVRAIEYFNQQASVPDVLVVIRGGGSLEDLQAFNTEEVARAIAGSRVPTLVGVGHEVDVSLADFAADVRAATPTDAARIVVPDKAEVIQDIGHRQRRFEQTIRGRLDRYQNHIIRQINVLERFVRLPQARLQNLELRLLNAQRQTLAMQQQRLNSLSRLLGSYDPTATLKRGYAIVRKGEQVVTGPQQVNVGDSLVVQLAAGNINAKVDK
- a CDS encoding 50S ribosomal protein L27 — its product is MSKTKAGGTAKNVHDSPGQRLGVKLFGGQLAIPGNIIVRQRGSRMEAGDGTRMGKDHTIFATRAGRVKFTLKQITKFTGSKVRRQIVSIEDEQPTKK
- a CDS encoding S41 family peptidase — its product is MKGKFLNPEPSRFSVRNTLIAVVLLAIGFVGGQLAPTVVTFGGPAANERPDFNELSSIYDTLVKKFDGEVKPNDTLEGAKAGLVAGLGDPYTVYLKPKEAKDLEDQLNGTLSGVGAEVAIRNNKLTVVSPIVDSPAAKAGVRAGDVIISINGQDSSTMTLDEAVSKIRGPKGSEVTLKIIRGSSEPIEIKIVRDVITVPSVKSSMKENGIGYIQLTQFGSDTVAKLQQAAADLKAQGATKVILDLRNNPGGYLDGAVDVSSQFLPDGKTVVEERRQGRTVERLQTTGGGQLVGLPLVVLINEGSASASEIVAGALRDNKAGQLLGEKSFGKGSVQEVIKLGDGAELKVTVAHWFTPSGQGIDKVGIKPDIEVKLEQADLNAGRDPQLERAIQELSK